Proteins encoded within one genomic window of Chrysemys picta bellii isolate R12L10 chromosome 6, ASM1138683v2, whole genome shotgun sequence:
- the RPL37 gene encoding large ribosomal subunit protein eL37: protein MTKGTSSFGKRRNKTHTLCRRCGSKAYHLQKSTCGKCGYPAKRKRKYNWSAKAKRRNTTGTGRMRHLKNVYRRFRNGFREGTTPKPKRAAVAASSSS, encoded by the exons ATG ACGAAGGGAACATCGTCATTCGGTAAGCGTCGCAATAAGACCCACACTTTGTGCCGGCGCTGCGGATCCAAGGCATACCATCTCCAGAAGTCCACCTGTGGGAAATGTGGGTACCCTGCTAAGCGCAAGAGAAAGT ATAACTGGAGTGCCAAGGCTAAAAGACGCAACACCACTGGTACTGGTCGTATGAGGCACCTGAAAAATGTCTACCGTCGATTCAG GAATGGATTCCGTGAAGGAACAACACCTAAGCCCAAGAGAGCTGCTGTTGCAGCATCCAGCTCATCTTAA